The following are from one region of the Rhizobacter sp. AJA081-3 genome:
- the rplM gene encoding 50S ribosomal protein L13, whose translation MKTFSAKPADVTHEWFVIDATDKVLGRVASEVALRLRGKHKAIYTPHVDTGDFIVVVNADKIRVTGNKANDKVYYRHSGFPGGIYGTTFKDMQAKHPGRALEKAVKGMLPKGPLGYAMVKKLKVYAGATHPHTAQQPKALEI comes from the coding sequence ATGAAAACCTTCAGCGCCAAGCCGGCTGATGTGACGCATGAGTGGTTTGTGATTGACGCGACCGACAAGGTCCTCGGAAGGGTGGCCAGTGAAGTCGCCCTCCGCCTGCGCGGCAAGCACAAGGCCATTTACACGCCTCACGTCGATACCGGTGACTTCATCGTCGTCGTCAATGCCGACAAGATCCGGGTGACCGGCAACAAGGCCAACGACAAGGTGTACTACCGTCACTCGGGTTTCCCGGGCGGTATCTACGGCACCACGTTCAAGGACATGCAGGCCAAGCATCCCGGGCGCGCGCTCGAGAAGGCGGTCAAGGGCATGCTCCCCAAGGGCCCCCTCGGTTACGCGATGGTCAAGAAGCTGAAGGTGTATGCCGGTGCCACGCATCCGCACACCGCCCAGCAGCCCAAGGCGCTGGAAATCTAA
- the rpsI gene encoding 30S ribosomal protein S9, producing MIGNWNYGTGRRKSSVARVFMKKGTGQILVNGRPVEQYFGRQTSIMVVKQPLVLTANDAAFDVKVNVHGGGESGQAGAVRHGITRALIDYDAALKPDLSRAGFVTRDAREVERKKVGLHGARRRKQFSKR from the coding sequence ATGATCGGAAATTGGAACTACGGTACCGGCCGCCGCAAATCGTCGGTCGCGCGTGTCTTCATGAAGAAGGGCACGGGCCAGATCCTGGTCAACGGCCGGCCGGTCGAGCAGTACTTCGGCCGCCAGACCTCGATCATGGTCGTCAAGCAGCCGCTCGTGCTGACCGCGAACGACGCAGCATTCGACGTGAAGGTGAACGTGCACGGTGGCGGCGAGTCCGGCCAGGCCGGTGCGGTGCGTCACGGCATCACCCGCGCCCTGATCGACTACGACGCGGCGCTCAAGCCCGACCTGAGCCGCGCCGGCTTCGTGACGCGTGATGCACGCGAAGTCGAGCGCAAGAAGGTGGGTCTGCACGGCGCGCGTCGCCGGAAGCAGTTCAGCAAGCGCTGA
- a CDS encoding polymer-forming cytoskeletal protein — MFGKKKQPPIRTLIGEGTVITGELRFADGLRIDGEVVGDVVAAGEGYSILVISEKARVTGKVNAGHVIVNGTVIGPIHSSDLLELQPKAQITGDVRYEVLEMHQGATIDGELRPIKADERPSLKLAAANL, encoded by the coding sequence ATGTTCGGGAAGAAGAAGCAGCCGCCCATCCGCACACTGATCGGCGAAGGCACGGTGATCACCGGCGAACTCCGCTTCGCGGACGGCCTGCGCATCGATGGCGAGGTCGTCGGTGACGTGGTCGCCGCCGGCGAGGGCTACAGCATCCTCGTGATCAGCGAAAAAGCCCGCGTCACGGGCAAGGTCAACGCCGGCCACGTGATCGTCAACGGCACGGTGATCGGCCCCATCCACTCGAGCGACCTGCTGGAACTGCAGCCCAAGGCGCAGATCACCGGCGACGTCCGCTACGAGGTCCTCGAGATGCACCAGGGCGCCACCATCGACGGCGAATTGAGGCCGATCAAGGCAGACGAAAGACCATCCCTGAAACTCGCCGCCGCAAATCTGTAA
- a CDS encoding DUF6776 family protein, which produces MIVRSHLPWPLRWAVAALALGFSGALAMWAFETGKNIAGLDRDAKEELSRLRIEVSQLRDEREKALSIANTADSLLKTERTAQEKLAQQLKLTEAENLALKNDLGFFERLLPAAAGESALSIRGLQAEAVTPGQLRYQLLLMQTGKSRPEFSGRYEVTLSGTLEGRPWSLVPPGGTQPLQVRQYRRVEGLIDHPPQAVIKMVTVKVTDTRGAVLASHTLKM; this is translated from the coding sequence ATGATCGTTCGCAGCCACTTGCCCTGGCCGCTGCGCTGGGCCGTGGCTGCGTTGGCTCTCGGCTTCTCAGGCGCCCTGGCGATGTGGGCCTTCGAGACCGGCAAGAACATCGCCGGCCTCGACCGCGACGCGAAGGAAGAACTCTCGCGGCTGCGTATCGAGGTCTCCCAGCTGCGCGACGAGCGCGAGAAGGCGCTGTCGATCGCCAACACGGCCGACAGCCTGCTCAAGACCGAGCGCACCGCGCAGGAAAAGCTCGCCCAGCAGCTCAAGCTGACGGAAGCCGAGAACCTCGCACTCAAGAACGATCTGGGATTCTTCGAGCGCTTGCTGCCCGCTGCCGCGGGCGAATCGGCGCTCAGCATCCGTGGCTTGCAGGCCGAGGCCGTGACGCCCGGCCAGCTGCGCTACCAGCTGCTGCTGATGCAGACGGGCAAATCGCGGCCCGAGTTCAGCGGGCGCTACGAGGTGACGCTTTCCGGCACGCTGGAGGGGCGGCCGTGGTCGCTGGTGCCGCCGGGGGGCACGCAGCCCTTGCAGGTCAGGCAGTACCGCCGCGTCGAGGGCCTGATTGACCATCCGCCGCAAGCCGTGATAAAGATGGTGACGGTAAAGGTCACCGACACGCGCGGCGCAGTTCTTGCGTCGCACACGCTGAAGATGTGA
- the erpA gene encoding iron-sulfur cluster insertion protein ErpA — protein sequence MSAVAENIQTQIAADEPPSPIIFTDSAAGKVKELVDEEGNPDLKLRVFVQGGGCSGFQYGFTFDEVVNEDDTQMTKNGVTLLVDAMSLQYLAGAEIDYKDDLQGAQFVIKNPNATTTCGCGSSFSA from the coding sequence ATGAGTGCAGTCGCAGAGAACATCCAGACCCAGATCGCTGCGGACGAGCCGCCGTCGCCGATCATCTTCACCGACAGCGCCGCCGGCAAGGTGAAGGAACTGGTCGACGAAGAAGGCAACCCCGATCTGAAGCTGCGCGTCTTCGTGCAGGGCGGTGGCTGTTCCGGCTTCCAGTACGGCTTCACCTTCGACGAGGTCGTCAACGAAGACGACACGCAGATGACGAAGAACGGCGTCACGCTGCTGGTCGACGCGATGAGCCTGCAGTACCTGGCTGGTGCGGAGATCGACTACAAGGACGACCTGCAAGGCGCGCAGTTCGTCATCAAGAATCCGAACGCGACCACCACCTGCGGTTGCGGATCGAGCTTCTCGGCCTGA
- a CDS encoding anhydro-N-acetylmuramic acid kinase, translating to MMAEIYIGLMSGTSMDGVDGVLAEWTADAALRVHAHVHLEFDPALAAELMALNSSGPDELHRAALAGNALARRYADVVHALLAKSGMPVSSVRAIGAHGQTVRHRPQQFDGVGYSLQVNSPALLAELTGIDVVADLRSRDVAAGGQGAPLVPAFHRAEFGRTGQSLAVLNLGGISNLTLLGDDGSVLGFDCGPGNSLLDHWIGRQLSQPFDAGGRWAASGRVVPPLLQALQREPYFDLSPPKSTGRDLFHAAWLEQRLAPFAGLAPADVQATLAELTAWVCARDLQRWAPSIRELRVCGGGAFNTDLMGRIAVRAVGVDVRSTADRGLPPDQVEACAFAWLARQFVRREPASLPSVTGARGARVLGCLYPAAP from the coding sequence CTGATGGCCGAGATCTACATCGGCTTGATGTCGGGCACGTCGATGGACGGGGTCGACGGCGTCCTGGCCGAGTGGACGGCCGACGCAGCGCTGCGTGTGCATGCCCATGTACACCTGGAGTTCGATCCGGCCCTGGCCGCCGAACTGATGGCCCTGAACAGCAGCGGCCCGGACGAACTGCACCGCGCCGCACTGGCGGGCAATGCCTTGGCGCGGCGCTATGCCGATGTTGTTCACGCGCTGCTCGCGAAGTCCGGCATGCCCGTCTCGTCCGTGCGGGCCATCGGTGCGCACGGCCAGACCGTGCGGCACCGTCCCCAGCAGTTCGATGGCGTCGGCTACTCGCTGCAGGTCAACAGCCCGGCACTACTGGCCGAGCTGACCGGCATCGACGTGGTGGCTGACCTGCGCAGCCGCGACGTCGCCGCCGGTGGCCAGGGCGCGCCGCTCGTACCGGCCTTCCATCGGGCCGAGTTCGGCCGGACCGGCCAGTCGTTGGCCGTGTTGAACCTCGGCGGCATCAGCAACCTGACGCTGCTGGGCGACGACGGCTCGGTGCTCGGCTTCGATTGCGGCCCGGGCAATTCACTCCTGGACCACTGGATCGGCCGACAGCTGTCTCAGCCTTTCGACGCCGGCGGTCGCTGGGCGGCCAGCGGCCGCGTCGTCCCGCCCTTGCTGCAGGCCTTGCAGCGCGAGCCCTACTTCGATCTGTCTCCGCCCAAGAGCACCGGGCGGGATCTGTTCCATGCCGCTTGGCTCGAGCAGCGCCTGGCACCGTTCGCCGGGCTGGCGCCGGCCGACGTTCAGGCCACGCTGGCCGAGTTGACAGCCTGGGTCTGCGCCCGCGATCTGCAGCGCTGGGCACCTTCGATCCGCGAACTGCGGGTGTGTGGAGGCGGCGCCTTCAACACCGATTTGATGGGACGAATCGCCGTGCGTGCGGTCGGCGTCGATGTTCGATCGACGGCCGATCGGGGCTTGCCACCCGATCAGGTCGAGGCCTGCGCCTTTGCATGGCTGGCCCGGCAGTTCGTGCGGCGCGAGCCTGCCAGCCTGCCATCGGTCACCGGCGCCCGCGGCGCACGGGTGCTGGGCTGCCTCTACCCGGCCGCACCATGA